AAAGAAGTAACCAAAGCAGTTTATTCTAATAAAGAAATCATAAATATCGCCATAGATCCAGATTTAGAAACTGCCGATGTAGATACTTCAAATAATAGCTGGCCCCAAAAACAAAAATCTGAATTTGAAGAATTTAAAAGTAAAATAAAGGGGTAATTGTTGCTATAAATAGAATTGATGAAGAAATTGAAAAATAACTAAAGCACAACGCTATACATTATGAATTACAAGTTCTTGCTCATTTGTGAATGCCTGCGTCGCAAGGTTTTTTATTAAAATTAGGTGCTTAACCATTTAGCTAGGCATAGCCAAACCTTTGGTAGGCATGTTATATAAAAGGTAAAAGGCTACAAAGTGAATGGATTTGGAGCTTTAATGATTTGCAGGGCAGTATTTACTTCCCTATAATCATGCCTTTTAAAGACCAAAGAATTTCGAGCACATCTTTTTTAGTTTGGGCATTTTTACCATGTTTATCAAGCACCTTGAAAATATCATCCATTGTCTCCATATATTCTACGGCACTTATATTCATTCCTCGATGGGTTGTTTCCATATCCCTACCCGTATAAACCTGTGGGCCACCACTTCCTGTTGTAAAGAAATTGACCGTATGCGTTTTAATCTTCGCTAAATTTTCTGGCTGCTCTAAATAGGGTGTAAATCGAGCGGAAATTACAGGATTGTTCATATGTGCTTCAACCACATCATCAACAATTTTTACAATACCTTTTTCGGCCCCTAATCTTTCAAATAATGACTCTGACATAATGTTGGATTTATTTAATAATTCAATTTACATCAAAAGTATCTTTTACTTTAAAGCCGCACTAACACTATTAATCCAAAAGAATGTAAATTTTGACCAATACAACATTTTACTAGTGATTATTTTATGAGTGGAGGGCGGTCAGGTATTCTTTGGGAGAGACGCCATACATGCTGCGAAAACACTTTGAATAATATGAGGAGCTGGAAAAACCACATAAAAAACCCGTTTCAGATACGGTGTGCATTCCACTATTCAGTTTATCTAATGACTTTTCTAACCTGTATTTATTAAAGTATGTGTTTAGTGAAAGTCCTAGTAAACTCACACTATTTCTATAAGCTTGAGATCTACTGTATCCAAGGCTGGAGGCAAATGTATCAATTCTCAATTCAGCATGTGAAAAATTGGATTCCAAAAAACCAAAGAGCTTATTAAAGAAAACCATTTCACCAGCACTAATTTTGATAATTTGTATTGAATTAAGATCGGTATTTGATTGCTCATTCTGATACATTTCCAACACCATGGGTGACACAGAAAAACCTCTTCCCATTTCACATAACCTCCTTGAAGTTTGTATGGTATCTTCAAATATAGATTTGTTCCCTTCTACAGGAAGTCCCGCATCCAAACCAATACTTAAACTAAGATGAGGATATATCTTTCCGAATTTTTCGTGAAGTGCTAATCCACAATGTACAGCGTCTTGGGCAGTTGTTAAAGAGATTAACAGGTTGCGGCTATCTTGCCGTACAAGTGTTCCTTGCATGGTATTGACTACTTCAATAATCTCATGAAGATAGTTTCTAATAGTCGATGCAAAACCTTGATCTAGTTTATTGTTTAACCTCCCCATTTGTATTCGAACAGAAAGTAAAAAACGAAATGCAGATTCGCCAATGACGTTCAGTTCATCCCCTGGCTTAACATCAGGATCTTCCATTCTTCCAAGAAACGATTCAACAAGACTTGGATCTACTTCAATTATTGAATGAGACAACTCACCATGTGCATGCTTGTGCATTTTGTTTACAGATGCTGCATTTGGAGCTTCAACTAAACAGAATGCCGTTTTTCGCTTATTATCAAACCAATAGGTTAATCCTCGACAATCATACTTATGCTGAACCTTAAGGTCTTCTAAATGTAACTGTGCAACGCTTTCAGCAGTTACTTCGTTAGATACATCATGACGATCCATGTATATTGGCATAGGTATTTATTTGAATCAACAATATAAGAATATTAAGTTTGTTTTTATTTGATTAATTATAAAACCTACGGCTTACAAAGAACTATGGTGCAACGCACGTAACATTTCATTAGAATATATATTGAAATAAATTATAGGTATCTTAGATTTTTAAACAGCATATTACAAGACTAGCCCTTAAAAGCAACATACGGTTGACCTCAAATGATAAGGAATATAACCTAAGGAGAATGTTGCAGGTATCACTTGAATTCAATTGACATAATTTTTTTTATTAACTTAAGGTTAAGTTACTTATCTTTAGATGCAATTAATAAATCTTTTTATTATGGGACAAGATCTGAAACCACCAACTTCTTTTTGGCTCGTAGCCATTTTTGCCCTTTTGTGGAATATTATTGAAATCTACTTTAGTTCTTATGAAATTGATTTTCTTCAAGAAAATTCAACAACTGAAGAATTCGAGAAAATACAGTCGCTTCCTTTTTGGTATATCATTGTGTTTATGGTTGCTTTATTTTCTGAAATGCTAGGAAGTTTTATGCTTTTTATGAGAAAAAAAATTGCGACTAAATTTTTTGCAATAGCATTAATTTCTTTGCTTTTTATAGAATTTTATTGGCTAATTGTTTTTGACATTAAAAAAACCTCCATTGTATTTTATGCTATTATACCTGCTGTAGTTATTGCGATAGCAACCTTTCTTTATTTCTATAGTAAAAGAGCCACTAAGAAGGGTTGGCTTAAATAGACATGAAGCATTGCATTCGTACTAAACGAAATAAAGCGATAATTAATAATTAATTCCACCATTCGTATTTAATGGCTAGATCTTACCCATTTACGAATTTCAAAATGTTATGTCTCGCGTTCCGAGACATCAGAATTTCTTATGATGCGTCAGAAGGTTTTTTTTGCTAAATTAGAGGCACAAACCAAGCAACAAAACCGTTGTGATTCATCCTGAGTACACGGGGACCAAACTTTAACCAATGATAAAATTCTTTCGTAAAATTCGTCAAAAACTACTATCTGAAAACAAATTCAACAGGTATTTGCTCTATGCTATAGGAGAAATTGTACTTGTAGTTATTGGAATACTGATTGCCTTACAGATTAATAATTGGAATGAGAATAGAAAAGTGAATATCATTCAACAAAAATATCTAACCTTATTAAAGCACGAGGCCTTAAGCAACATTTCTGGGATAGATAATGAAACACATAAAATTAAAATAATGACGGAAGGACAAAGAGAGATTTTTCGGCTAATTGATGCCTCTAAAGATACGTTGACTGAAGAATATATTAATCAAACTTTCTTTAAAGCATTTACCACATTAGTTGGTTATAATTATGAAAACAGTGTGCTTACCGAAATTAAAAATTCAGGAGAGCTCAAAAACATAAAAAACGATAGTATAAGAATGACATTAATGGCACTCGAATCTTATTATGAAAACGTAAAATATCAAGAAAACGCTGTAAATATTTTACAACAAAAAATAATAGATCACGTAGGTCTAAATGGCGATTTAAGACAGGTTATAGAAAGCTACGATTATTATAAGTATTTAGGTATAGGCAAGACTAAAGCCATCAGCAAAGGAAATAAATACATTCTTGAGGATGCTTATTTTAAGAACAAAATGATTGAA
The nucleotide sequence above comes from Aureibaculum algae. Encoded proteins:
- a CDS encoding DUF6090 family protein; the encoded protein is MIKFFRKIRQKLLSENKFNRYLLYAIGEIVLVVIGILIALQINNWNENRKVNIIQQKYLTLLKHEALSNISGIDNETHKIKIMTEGQREIFRLIDASKDTLTEEYINQTFFKAFTTLVGYNYENSVLTEIKNSGELKNIKNDSIRMTLMALESYYENVKYQENAVNILQQKIIDHVGLNGDLRQVIESYDYYKYLGIGKTKAISKGNKYILEDAYFKNKMIEYLGVTINLTNIIYPTMKERYIDVMNRIDEEIDDKK
- a CDS encoding nickel-binding protein, which produces MPIYMDRHDVSNEVTAESVAQLHLEDLKVQHKYDCRGLTYWFDNKRKTAFCLVEAPNAASVNKMHKHAHGELSHSIIEVDPSLVESFLGRMEDPDVKPGDELNVIGESAFRFLLSVRIQMGRLNNKLDQGFASTIRNYLHEIIEVVNTMQGTLVRQDSRNLLISLTTAQDAVHCGLALHEKFGKIYPHLSLSIGLDAGLPVEGNKSIFEDTIQTSRRLCEMGRGFSVSPMVLEMYQNEQSNTDLNSIQIIKISAGEMVFFNKLFGFLESNFSHAELRIDTFASSLGYSRSQAYRNSVSLLGLSLNTYFNKYRLEKSLDKLNSGMHTVSETGFLCGFSSSSYYSKCFRSMYGVSPKEYLTALHS
- a CDS encoding group I truncated hemoglobin, translating into MSESLFERLGAEKGIVKIVDDVVEAHMNNPVISARFTPYLEQPENLAKIKTHTVNFFTTGSGGPQVYTGRDMETTHRGMNISAVEYMETMDDIFKVLDKHGKNAQTKKDVLEILWSLKGMIIGK